The following are encoded together in the Spartinivicinus poritis genome:
- a CDS encoding putative signal transducing protein, whose product MKKNKQLVTVGSYTDAIQAHLVRGKLEAEGIFATVAHEHHIWANWFLSIALGGVKVQVPADQAEQAKQILADLASGQYAIEDEFKIHCPKCNSVQVEEQRTRWKIAFLGLSIFHIPLPYRRGKLKCRDCGNNWILNDSTGQQKSEEEND is encoded by the coding sequence ATGAAGAAAAACAAACAGTTGGTGACAGTGGGTAGCTATACCGATGCCATTCAAGCACATTTAGTACGAGGCAAGCTAGAGGCAGAAGGAATTTTCGCAACGGTAGCACACGAGCATCATATTTGGGCTAATTGGTTTCTGTCTATTGCGCTAGGAGGGGTTAAAGTTCAAGTACCTGCTGATCAAGCTGAACAAGCAAAGCAAATTTTGGCCGATTTAGCGAGTGGCCAATACGCTATTGAAGATGAATTTAAAATTCACTGTCCCAAATGTAATAGTGTTCAGGTAGAAGAGCAGCGTACACGCTGGAAAATAGCTTTTTTAGGTCTGTCTATTTTCCATATCCCATTACCTTATCGTAGAGGCAAATTGAAGTGTCGTGACTGCGGTAATAATTGGATTCTTAATGATTCTACAGGTCAACAAAAAAGTGAAGAGGAAAACGACTGA
- a CDS encoding PilZ domain-containing protein encodes MNIEELLEDDSEQKRRYPRRPIKWKALIKDTSQDKVVPATTVNVSAQGALLQSIFCFKKLQLLPIMIKVNYQGNKLTIYAKAEVRHIIIRTYDFQLGLQFKDIQKDDQQFLSRFAEGI; translated from the coding sequence GTGAACATTGAAGAATTATTAGAAGACGACAGTGAACAAAAGCGCCGCTATCCCCGCAGACCTATTAAGTGGAAAGCTCTGATAAAAGATACTTCTCAAGATAAAGTGGTACCTGCAACCACTGTCAATGTTTCAGCACAAGGCGCACTTTTACAATCAATATTCTGCTTTAAAAAACTACAACTGCTCCCTATTATGATCAAAGTGAATTACCAGGGAAATAAGCTAACTATTTATGCTAAAGCAGAAGTCAGGCATATTATCATTAGAACCTATGATTTTCAGCTGGGGTTGCAATTTAAAGATATTCAAAAAGATGACCAACAGTTTCTATCCCGTTTTGCTGAAGGTATTTAA
- a CDS encoding substrate-binding periplasmic protein — protein MNTLSSINRPHQKPLKLPPYLNLTKLVFTSFIYVSFLFFSNNSQAKSLNPLCTEDDVLLGGQLSEPYHTRLRDGLVDQYLQLIFEMLNCQLKIISLPAERALLEANRGKIDGDFVLLSDIDKASYPELLKVTPSYFSFFMAYVSFDDIKYEELSSYRIGVITGMPIAAESLSNIKVVRVKHYEQLIELLRRKRLHVAVLPIAVAYYYKKISCLNNLKIEVKPELKVNLYIYLNKRRANLVEPLSTAIENFKHSRKYQELVRKFLKKGLELSAPSCE, from the coding sequence ATGAATACATTATCTTCAATCAATCGCCCCCATCAAAAACCGCTCAAGTTGCCACCTTATTTGAATTTAACTAAATTAGTTTTCACGTCATTTATATATGTAAGCTTTCTCTTCTTTAGCAACAACAGTCAGGCAAAAAGCCTAAATCCACTCTGCACCGAAGACGATGTATTATTAGGTGGCCAATTATCAGAGCCTTATCATACCCGCTTAAGAGATGGCTTGGTTGATCAATATCTACAACTCATATTTGAAATGCTTAATTGTCAATTAAAAATTATTAGCCTTCCAGCTGAGCGAGCATTATTAGAAGCCAATAGAGGCAAAATTGATGGTGACTTTGTGCTGCTATCAGATATAGATAAGGCCAGCTATCCCGAGTTACTCAAAGTAACACCCAGTTACTTTTCCTTTTTTATGGCTTATGTCAGCTTTGATGACATTAAATATGAAGAACTTTCCAGCTATCGTATTGGCGTAATTACTGGCATGCCCATTGCGGCAGAGTCACTCAGTAACATCAAAGTGGTTAGGGTCAAGCACTATGAACAGTTAATTGAATTACTCCGTCGCAAACGTCTTCATGTTGCTGTACTACCTATCGCAGTTGCTTATTATTATAAAAAAATCTCGTGCTTGAATAATTTAAAAATAGAAGTTAAACCAGAACTAAAAGTTAACTTATATATTTACTTAAATAAGAGGCGCGCTAATTTAGTAGAGCCACTTAGCACAGCTATTGAAAACTTCAAACACAGTAGAAAATATCAGGAGCTAGTGAGAAAATTCCTTAAAAAAGGCTTAGAACTGAGCGCGCCAAGCTGCGAGTAA
- a CDS encoding flagellar hook protein FlgE: MGFNTALSGLRAASSDLDVIGNNIANGGTVGFKRSRAEFHDLYSQAMLGGGNSKAGNGVFVQTVAQQFNQGNIRSTDRNLDMVINGGGFFVTKNPHGLAYTRQGIFSLNKDGYIVTNTGDFLQGFVADASGVIIPGALSDLQINAQYLDPRQTSGVDIDFNLDSRETVLARRGSLTVSNNTAVVANAQLANTNGYSTGSFILQDISQSPAVTVATLNVPSAANMQASTIASELVSNGEQYGIMSASANTRVKVDATNLAALLGSSAPAGASISINNQAIALSSVNSINELAIAISNLTGVNAQIDSSAPNEIRVYNNTGDNISITLNNTGTNVAVQGATGAAFTNAGAAVNVADGATSTVGGEVTMQLENNLQIAAAPAPATLPNIFTIPLTYTPFAENEFDPNKPATYNHATQVQIFDSLGNPHTLTSYFVKEEANPLTPNASDWSMYLLIDGEDIGDPVASGGAATRARFSVQFDRDGNLLSSNPIVITNWVPLDSNGNPINALQPINVSAGGNILPLPDPPTSSNFVFNIADSTQFGSLFAIESLSQNGYSVGRMTDLSVSETGIIFGRYSNGQNTTLGQVALANFANSQGLQPIGKTAWMETFDSGVPVVGTPNTGTLGSLRAGSLEEANVDVAEELVGLIIAQRNYQANAKTIETEDTVTQTIINLR; encoded by the coding sequence ATGGGATTTAATACCGCACTCAGTGGCTTAAGGGCGGCCAGCTCAGATTTAGATGTGATTGGTAATAACATCGCCAATGGAGGCACTGTTGGTTTTAAGCGATCTCGCGCTGAGTTTCATGATTTATACTCTCAAGCAATGCTAGGGGGAGGTAATAGTAAGGCAGGTAATGGTGTTTTTGTGCAGACGGTTGCTCAGCAGTTTAATCAGGGGAATATTAGATCAACAGATCGTAACTTAGATATGGTCATTAATGGTGGTGGATTTTTTGTTACAAAAAATCCACATGGCCTTGCTTATACTAGACAAGGTATTTTTAGTCTGAATAAAGACGGTTATATAGTGACAAATACAGGAGATTTTTTACAAGGCTTTGTTGCAGATGCTTCTGGCGTTATTATTCCAGGAGCATTATCTGATTTACAAATTAATGCTCAATATCTCGATCCTCGTCAAACCAGTGGGGTGGATATTGATTTTAATTTAGATTCCAGAGAGACAGTATTAGCTAGAAGGGGAAGTTTAACGGTATCGAATAACACAGCTGTTGTTGCCAATGCTCAGCTAGCCAATACCAATGGCTATAGTACCGGTAGTTTTATTTTACAAGATATTTCGCAATCACCAGCTGTTACAGTAGCGACTTTAAATGTACCAAGTGCTGCGAATATGCAGGCCAGTACTATTGCTAGTGAATTAGTTAGTAATGGTGAACAATATGGGATAATGAGTGCTTCTGCCAATACTCGGGTAAAAGTGGATGCGACTAACCTTGCTGCATTGCTTGGTTCTTCGGCACCTGCAGGTGCTTCTATTAGTATTAATAATCAAGCAATTGCTTTAAGTTCTGTGAATAGTATAAATGAACTTGCAATTGCTATATCTAATTTAACGGGCGTTAACGCACAAATTGACTCATCTGCACCTAATGAAATCAGAGTATACAACAATACCGGTGATAATATTTCTATTACGTTAAATAACACGGGAACTAACGTGGCTGTTCAGGGAGCAACAGGTGCTGCTTTTACCAATGCGGGTGCAGCTGTCAATGTAGCCGATGGAGCGACATCGACTGTGGGTGGGGAAGTCACAATGCAGCTTGAAAATAATCTGCAAATAGCGGCAGCTCCTGCGCCAGCGACTTTACCAAATATCTTTACCATTCCACTAACCTATACCCCTTTTGCTGAAAATGAGTTTGATCCGAATAAACCTGCTACCTATAACCATGCTACCCAAGTACAAATTTTTGATAGTTTGGGTAATCCTCACACACTGACATCCTATTTTGTAAAGGAAGAGGCAAACCCATTAACGCCCAATGCGTCTGATTGGAGCATGTATTTATTGATTGATGGAGAAGATATTGGAGACCCTGTTGCGAGTGGTGGGGCAGCCACTCGAGCCAGGTTTTCCGTGCAATTTGACCGGGATGGTAATTTATTGAGTTCTAACCCCATTGTGATTACCAACTGGGTACCTTTAGATAGCAATGGTAACCCTATCAATGCATTACAACCAATCAATGTTTCTGCTGGAGGCAATATATTACCGTTGCCAGACCCTCCTACCAGCTCTAACTTTGTTTTTAATATTGCTGACTCAACTCAGTTTGGCAGTCTTTTTGCCATTGAAAGTTTATCGCAAAACGGTTACAGCGTCGGGCGAATGACTGATCTGAGTGTGAGTGAAACTGGAATTATATTCGGGCGCTATTCCAACGGGCAAAATACTACGTTAGGCCAAGTGGCGTTAGCTAATTTCGCTAACTCGCAGGGTTTACAGCCCATTGGAAAAACAGCCTGGATGGAGACATTTGACTCAGGTGTGCCTGTGGTGGGCACTCCAAACACTGGTACTTTAGGTAGTTTGAGAGCTGGCTCCTTGGAAGAAGCTAATGTGGATGTGGCAGAAGAGTTAGTGGGATTGATCATTGCCCAGCGTAACTATCAAGCTAATGCAAAAACCATTGAAACAGAAGATACTGTGACTCAGACAATAATTAACTTACGTTAA
- a CDS encoding DUF4870 domain-containing protein: MKDVIDIGMTNEEKQWGMFCHVAAFVGFLIPFGSILGPLVIWLMKKDEFGFVDHQGKEAINFQITMLIAFGVLLILSWVLIGLLLLPILFIFGLVVTIVAIIKSSKGERYRYPLTIRLIK, translated from the coding sequence ATGAAAGATGTTATTGATATTGGCATGACCAATGAAGAAAAACAGTGGGGAATGTTTTGTCATGTGGCTGCATTTGTTGGTTTTCTGATTCCATTTGGTAGTATCCTTGGACCACTTGTTATTTGGCTCATGAAAAAGGATGAGTTTGGTTTTGTGGATCACCAGGGTAAAGAAGCAATAAACTTTCAAATTACCATGTTGATTGCTTTTGGAGTATTACTGATACTCAGTTGGGTGTTGATCGGATTATTATTGTTGCCAATATTATTTATTTTTGGACTGGTTGTAACAATAGTTGCGATAATTAAGTCTTCTAAAGGAGAACGTTATCGTTACCCACTCACTATTCGTTTGATTAAATAG
- a CDS encoding YfbM family protein: MTMCLEMTTLGRQHIEAVLGYPPLIWRVLAPDEPGYFWYEVGQFTQLMNFPQHNQLVDDTAPAPDFDYAEGEGVREQFGKAWHGLHYLLTRSVWGGKPPMNFIINGGIPVPETDTGYGPVRMFDECQTQTIATAISKVDQVDLFGGFDCQEWMALAIYPVEWENWGRDKSIVYLRNYLMKLQSFIFNAAEHNVGLVMYVS, translated from the coding sequence ATGACCATGTGTCTTGAAATGACGACGCTAGGTAGACAACACATTGAGGCTGTTTTGGGTTATCCGCCTTTAATCTGGCGAGTATTAGCGCCTGATGAGCCTGGGTATTTCTGGTATGAAGTCGGCCAATTTACCCAGCTGATGAATTTTCCTCAGCATAATCAACTAGTTGATGATACAGCACCAGCACCAGACTTTGACTATGCTGAGGGAGAAGGCGTTCGTGAGCAGTTTGGTAAAGCATGGCATGGTTTACATTATTTACTTACCCGCTCAGTATGGGGAGGAAAGCCGCCAATGAACTTTATCATTAATGGAGGGATACCTGTGCCAGAAACAGATACTGGCTATGGCCCTGTAAGAATGTTTGATGAATGTCAAACCCAGACGATTGCGACAGCGATCAGCAAGGTTGATCAGGTTGACTTATTTGGAGGGTTTGATTGCCAGGAATGGATGGCTTTAGCAATCTATCCCGTAGAGTGGGAAAACTGGGGGAGAGATAAATCGATAGTCTATTTACGTAATTATTTAATGAAATTGCAATCATTTATTTTTAATGCCGCTGAACATAATGTTGGTCTAGTGATGTACGTTTCTTAA
- a CDS encoding substrate-binding periplasmic protein, translating into MCCIKGKIIKYCYRYLVVSFFTTITLAEERCDQIRYAGASEWIPISYVDDAGVYVGLMYDIMLQVSKSLNIKLFSSPVHPWTRVVDQLKKHKIDAIFGAYYNNERARLFVYSAPIVTEPIKIFVHKNNQFIFNTLQDLIGKRGIRPFGGSYGDQFDHFDKQYLHLGRIKSHQLMMKMIEKGRADYVVLAEFDGIATAKKMGLSDLIVPLDQEVAKLDVYILFSKQSACLSKLKPLNDKLAELKRNGEVARLYQYYLHGIQ; encoded by the coding sequence ATGTGTTGTATAAAAGGTAAAATAATTAAGTATTGTTATAGGTATCTTGTTGTTTCATTTTTCACAACCATTACCTTGGCTGAAGAGCGTTGTGATCAAATCAGGTATGCTGGAGCTAGCGAGTGGATACCAATATCCTATGTAGATGATGCAGGGGTATATGTTGGCTTGATGTATGATATTATGCTTCAGGTATCAAAGTCGCTGAATATAAAACTGTTTTCTTCTCCTGTACATCCTTGGACAAGAGTTGTTGATCAATTGAAAAAACATAAAATAGATGCAATTTTTGGGGCTTATTATAATAATGAGCGAGCTCGATTGTTTGTTTATAGTGCCCCTATTGTTACTGAACCGATAAAAATTTTTGTCCATAAAAATAATCAATTTATTTTTAATACTTTACAAGACTTAATTGGTAAGCGTGGTATTAGACCATTTGGTGGCAGTTATGGCGATCAGTTTGATCATTTTGATAAACAATACCTTCATCTTGGCAGAATTAAAAGCCATCAGTTAATGATGAAGATGATCGAGAAAGGGAGAGCTGATTATGTAGTTCTTGCTGAGTTTGATGGTATTGCAACAGCTAAAAAAATGGGGCTAAGTGATTTGATTGTTCCTCTAGATCAAGAGGTTGCAAAACTTGATGTTTATATTTTGTTTTCTAAACAGTCTGCTTGTTTAAGTAAACTTAAGCCCTTAAATGATAAGTTAGCCGAGCTGAAGCGTAATGGTGAAGTTGCTAGGCTATATCAATATTATTTGCATGGCATTCAATAA
- a CDS encoding START domain-containing protein — MNYNKTPLSLTITLAILLLTLANASSANKWQQVKNKEGVKVYTRVIPGSKIHEFKGVTTINTSLASLIGVLDDISACPQWVFQCSQPTLIQSINFHERFVYQVNDFPFPSKNRDIILHAKLSQSPSTKAITIQLRAAPDFCHNNKKAVCKKINKSKLVRIKKSKGFYLIEPLTKNKIQVTWQHHAEPGGNLPTWLVNNLITDTPFYTLKKLAHIVQKKKYQTARLKYDTKGLIVGFEVKNW; from the coding sequence ATGAATTATAATAAAACACCCCTCTCATTGACTATAACACTTGCTATTTTATTGTTAACCTTAGCAAATGCTTCATCGGCCAATAAATGGCAACAGGTTAAAAACAAAGAAGGAGTAAAAGTTTACACCAGAGTAATACCAGGCTCTAAAATTCACGAATTTAAAGGTGTAACCACTATCAATACCAGCTTAGCAAGTCTTATTGGAGTATTAGATGATATTAGTGCCTGCCCACAATGGGTATTCCAATGTTCTCAGCCAACGCTTATCCAGTCCATTAACTTTCACGAGCGTTTTGTTTATCAAGTGAATGACTTTCCTTTTCCCTCAAAAAACCGAGATATTATCTTACATGCAAAGCTAAGCCAATCACCTTCAACAAAAGCAATCACCATTCAGCTACGTGCTGCACCTGACTTTTGTCATAACAATAAAAAAGCCGTCTGTAAAAAAATCAACAAATCAAAATTAGTTCGTATTAAAAAGTCTAAAGGCTTTTATCTGATAGAGCCTTTAACTAAAAACAAAATTCAAGTCACCTGGCAGCACCATGCAGAGCCAGGTGGCAACCTACCGACCTGGTTAGTTAATAATTTAATTACCGACACCCCTTTTTATACACTAAAAAAATTAGCTCATATTGTACAGAAAAAGAAATATCAAACAGCAAGATTAAAATACGATACAAAAGGCCTTATTGTCGGCTTTGAGGTTAAAAACTGGTAA
- a CDS encoding M4 family metallopeptidase — protein sequence MILINLTPTESNQTIQQLLNLPEDENIQLIRSVNIAKSHRKLRFQQQFHDIPVWDTNITAELNANGELINISGYLLEGIAADIPNPITQLSATEALQLAIQTANIPNNKVAALENQSIKPFIYQDKSGTARLVFRVSFVSHDPQPKRPHYIIDAVSGEVIDSWEGLTHGQATGPGGNEKTGLYEYGIDYGFLVVTDDCQMSNKHVETINLNHKRSGGVIHQFECPRNTVKPINGAYSPLNDAHYFGSVVFAMYNEWFNSSPLSFKLKMRVHYSNGYENAFWDGKQMTFGDGRNLFYPLVSLDVVSHEVSHGFTEQHSNLIYRYQSGGINESFSDIAGEAAEYYMKGSNDWMVGSDIFKRSGALRYFDDPTKDKRSIGHTKDYRKGLDVHYSSGVFNKAFYLLATTPGWNTHKAFEVFVKANQLYWRRSTDFNEGGCGVVTAAKDLTYNADQVEAAFAKVGVNASCVSPNDEVFTLANGKIMPDLTGKQDQKRYYKLNVPFGMHNLQFISWGGTGNANLYVKHKQMPTRHIWDCQATKTDNNEACVIDKPKAGTYYLMLHGRAAYQQVSLVGQYEMRVKNLENTTDYNIPDRDFDGVKSHINIGLGNTVIRARVTVDIKHTAVGDLSIYLISPDNKRHLLKPFSAGDTTENLKQSYDILLADLQQGGTWSLYVKDMLSKEVGYIDSWRLELFDR from the coding sequence ATGATCTTAATTAACTTGACACCAACAGAGTCAAACCAAACAATTCAGCAGCTTCTAAACCTACCTGAAGATGAAAACATACAACTTATTCGCTCAGTCAACATTGCCAAATCCCATCGAAAATTGCGTTTTCAGCAACAATTCCATGACATTCCTGTCTGGGATACTAATATTACAGCTGAGCTGAATGCTAATGGGGAACTCATTAATATTAGTGGCTACTTATTAGAAGGCATTGCCGCAGATATTCCCAACCCTATCACTCAGTTATCAGCTACCGAGGCCCTGCAATTAGCTATTCAGACAGCCAATATCCCTAACAACAAAGTAGCAGCCCTTGAAAACCAGTCAATCAAGCCATTTATCTATCAAGATAAATCGGGGACTGCTCGCCTGGTGTTTAGAGTCTCCTTCGTTAGCCATGACCCTCAGCCTAAACGTCCTCATTACATTATTGATGCAGTCAGTGGCGAGGTCATTGATTCCTGGGAGGGTCTGACCCACGGCCAGGCAACAGGCCCAGGTGGTAACGAAAAAACAGGCTTATATGAATACGGTATTGATTATGGTTTTTTAGTCGTAACTGATGATTGCCAGATGTCTAATAAACATGTAGAAACCATTAATCTCAACCATAAGCGCTCAGGAGGAGTAATACATCAATTTGAATGTCCAAGAAATACTGTAAAACCTATTAATGGTGCCTATTCTCCCCTTAATGACGCACATTATTTTGGTAGTGTCGTATTTGCTATGTATAACGAATGGTTTAATAGCTCCCCCCTCTCCTTTAAATTAAAAATGCGTGTCCATTATAGTAATGGATATGAAAATGCTTTTTGGGATGGCAAACAAATGACCTTTGGCGATGGACGCAACCTGTTTTATCCTCTCGTAAGCTTAGATGTAGTATCTCATGAAGTATCCCATGGTTTTACCGAGCAACATTCTAATCTTATTTATCGCTATCAATCAGGGGGAATAAATGAATCATTTTCTGATATTGCAGGTGAAGCCGCTGAGTATTACATGAAAGGCAGCAATGACTGGATGGTAGGGTCAGATATTTTTAAAAGGTCAGGAGCACTGCGCTATTTTGATGACCCCACGAAAGACAAACGCTCCATAGGCCATACCAAAGATTACCGTAAAGGCTTGGATGTCCACTACAGCTCTGGTGTATTTAATAAAGCTTTTTATTTACTTGCCACAACACCTGGCTGGAATACTCATAAAGCATTTGAAGTATTTGTTAAAGCCAATCAGCTTTACTGGCGTCGCTCAACTGACTTTAATGAGGGTGGTTGCGGCGTAGTCACTGCTGCTAAGGACCTGACTTATAATGCTGACCAGGTAGAGGCAGCCTTTGCGAAAGTGGGCGTAAATGCCAGTTGTGTATCGCCAAATGATGAAGTATTTACCTTGGCTAATGGCAAAATCATGCCTGATTTAACAGGCAAACAAGACCAAAAGCGTTACTACAAGCTTAATGTGCCTTTTGGTATGCATAATTTACAGTTTATCAGCTGGGGAGGCACTGGTAACGCGAATTTATATGTGAAGCATAAACAAATGCCGACTCGCCATATTTGGGACTGTCAAGCAACTAAAACAGATAATAACGAAGCTTGTGTTATTGATAAGCCCAAGGCTGGTACTTATTATTTAATGCTACATGGTAGGGCCGCTTACCAACAAGTATCGTTGGTTGGGCAATATGAAATGCGAGTGAAAAACTTAGAAAATACAACTGACTATAACATCCCTGATCGAGATTTTGATGGTGTAAAAAGCCATATCAATATAGGTTTAGGTAATACCGTGATTCGTGCCAGAGTAACCGTTGATATTAAACATACCGCAGTGGGAGATTTATCAATATACTTAATTAGCCCTGATAATAAACGTCACTTACTTAAACCTTTTTCAGCAGGTGATACTACTGAGAACCTCAAACAGTCCTACGATATTCTATTAGCAGATTTACAACAAGGCGGCACCTGGTCATTGTATGTCAAAGACATGTTAAGTAAAGAAGTTGGTTATATCGACAGCTGGCGACTAGAGTTATTTGATCGTTAA
- a CDS encoding discoidin domain-containing protein — MLGSGDYCSEYCYSSSTHTLDKCYPTLYIILGAFFILTTLAQANPVSLNKPVWVSSVESYQLDARFAVEGRLDTRWSSQFTDGHWITIDLGNSLPIKQENENQ; from the coding sequence ATGTTAGGATCAGGAGACTATTGCAGTGAGTACTGTTACTCTTCGTCAACCCACACATTGGATAAGTGTTACCCTACTTTGTATATTATTTTGGGCGCTTTTTTCATTCTTACGACACTGGCGCAGGCTAACCCGGTTTCTCTCAATAAGCCTGTTTGGGTTTCTTCTGTTGAAAGCTATCAATTGGATGCACGCTTTGCAGTGGAGGGTAGGCTTGATACTCGTTGGTCCAGTCAGTTTACCGATGGTCATTGGATAACGATTGACTTAGGCAACTCTTTGCCGATCAAACAGGAAAACGAGAATCAGTGA
- a CDS encoding substrate-binding periplasmic protein, with amino-acid sequence MSIKRCCCVCSQLVVIGLFWFGNILESAAADSKLTVTCVSTVYEPFVIEQEGNIKGIDIDVVAAIGKRININFKFALKPWKRIGKRVKQGKEDCVIAYFKTPDREPYLYYTRMPIHITQYTLFVHKENRFTYSSLKDLYERSIAVNRGFKTTPAFALAVAEQKIRQVDVREDAQSFGLLKRKRIDAVLTNYHVGSYMVKQHGYDQIIPINPPLSSTPAYVVFAKKDHLNAIIPLFDSALFSILQDGTYQTIFSQYIHY; translated from the coding sequence ATGAGTATCAAAAGGTGTTGTTGTGTTTGCAGTCAGTTGGTCGTAATAGGACTGTTTTGGTTTGGTAATATACTAGAGTCCGCTGCGGCAGACTCAAAACTGACCGTCACATGTGTTAGTACTGTATATGAGCCTTTTGTCATTGAACAGGAAGGTAATATTAAGGGCATTGATATTGACGTGGTAGCAGCCATTGGTAAAAGGATTAATATTAACTTTAAATTTGCGCTAAAACCGTGGAAGCGAATCGGTAAAAGGGTTAAGCAAGGAAAGGAAGATTGTGTTATTGCCTATTTTAAGACCCCAGACCGTGAGCCTTATCTATATTATACCCGAATGCCAATCCATATTACTCAATATACTTTATTTGTCCACAAGGAAAATCGCTTTACTTACAGCTCTCTCAAAGACTTGTATGAACGATCAATAGCGGTTAATCGAGGCTTTAAAACTACTCCTGCATTTGCTTTAGCAGTGGCAGAGCAAAAAATACGTCAGGTGGATGTGAGAGAAGATGCTCAAAGTTTTGGGTTGTTAAAAAGAAAACGAATAGATGCGGTGTTAACCAACTATCATGTTGGCAGTTATATGGTAAAACAACATGGCTATGATCAGATTATCCCTATTAATCCTCCACTAAGCTCAACGCCTGCTTATGTTGTATTTGCTAAGAAAGACCACTTAAATGCTATTATTCCCTTGTTTGACTCAGCCTTGTTTAGTATTTTGCAGGACGGCACTTATCAAACAATATTTTCACAGTATATTCACTATTAG